A single Anopheles arabiensis isolate DONGOLA chromosome 2, AaraD3, whole genome shotgun sequence DNA region contains:
- the LOC120895569 gene encoding mediator of DNA damage checkpoint protein 1-like isoform X1: MHLNIRGTKHPIRPGITVIGSDKNERYNTILLQDGSICPKHASLRFDVASNKVEILDLCSERGVTVDQKPIAPLSWIEITSQNKLQLGSVLVGVESEESKNDDASFLHGEDEEDIIDCSLEETQPLQGSRKISPTAVILGTSGKPSSSTVIETKATVHRPASSLSIDDGRRSSFLVPETQQLEESRLCEVPDKTAVPAVGGGGPNELDDDDDSFFIPETQQPEDELDRMSEIIEPILPAATEAPVERTAAEEEYFQMTANDDDNSNDVMFNNKYVQESQNLMQNIDESYKHDVVEPRTSILPERSVDSISFQEHRNTTMDMSAMVWNESRKESEKAAKSGGDKAVTMPIASSVPDKVDDRSVTPDLNFDDDPLKTVETRSSVTPDIQFKDGPEATRSAETPKLGFDEPENEEISLNQEGCFKQPNDVSTESAKEANVSHVENIYEMETQPFRVEDAYDLLTQPLHLLPAAKSGSAGSHNRTSNQKEQKRELEPYDLQTQPLIIERKPSFVKSMSLTARSKSKQSPEIDYASMPTQPETPPEFASNSNRSSYGTRRSAEKAAKSLNFGGNAKPSLAGRSKNAAAKSPTPDIDYADLPTQPETPPEPALRSGIIDRMPSSTSAIQIDDDDLLTQPLSPPKAMLDTPAVDRDCVRKVNTSASRNPYNLDTEPLSLSPYGGKEKWEKKKKLFVKLEDIKKSRRISKSCENPYFMSTQPMPKAAAENAYDLDTQLLPENVTLPEGEVSQFNPQINSTTVQQQRGKLSIQQQQQAMEVSPSTSNKENRTADADRTTDDSSGTDDEFGLSDTIPIGALFNRKPVNVATAARELPVKSKFKVPLSRTETAATPKAKLHRKRHSVEMSEFLTPEHPGVYLPKVECIRSVSDRIATSSSLASKSKPTYHFNDSSSSSSEDESVRNVFKKTNVSVVLEKELEKVRVDGVLKKQEKRTARQLQIRSDDDQSETGESKAGGDRSDKKPALRDAEPLERKSSRRREMEKAKSSEVEKKSSRTAGKREEEKEAKAKGKDAESAERKSSSRRSEMEQDKGVEGETKYKRTTDRKEEKQDRHKKSEKLSTILENDRRERRPEKEKELKEKPSSRRREEEKEKDSDIAKKAKRTTTTDKKEHKDDNKKSRQSEKLGERSDTRASAERAKPSDDDRVRVSKRIRHKAYKMKLLEESVDYQLEAEDAAAATDARSTRTTRKRKDQTSTDREEPIARISESKRPKSGHRQRSSSTSSTVAPEAGRRDRLQSTASDTRKKVVEIAADLVVGHGVTSGGSSGGDGLLGNVSVTSSTASDDSAVAGRSIRPRLIFTRMSPEPYRKCIARAGGKIVDIPELATILVTDRIIRTYKFLCAVAKGIPIVGQSYLDALQRSEANEQINPWDHILSDPDTEKRYKFRLRDTLLKARKHKLFEDYTVFVTASTKPPPSELFLILTCAGAKASKHCNQPSVAGGKAFVISDPADAASWARYRERLPGIEIVSAEGFMLSIMQHSKNFQKHHLM; encoded by the exons ATGCATTTAAATATCCGAGGGACGAAGCATCCCATTCGCCCGGGAATCACCGTGATTGGTTCGGATAAAAATGAACGCTACAACACAATTCTGCTGCAAGATGGG agTATTTGCCCCAAGCATGCCAGCCTTCGCTTCGATGTAGCTTCAAACAAAGTGGAAATTCTGGACCTTTGCTCGGAACGCGGGGTAACTGTTGATCAGAAACCCATTGCACCACTAAGTTGGATCGAAATCACCtcacaaaataaattgcaactTGGCAGCGTGCTTGTTGGCGTTGAAAGCgaggaaagcaaaaacgatGACGCTTCATTTCTACATGGTGAAGATGAAGAGGACATCATTGATTGCAGCCTCGAG gAAACACAACCGCTTCAAGGCAGTCGAAAAATTTCCCCCACTGCTGTTATCTTAGGCACTTCCggcaaaccatcatcatcaacggtGATTGAAACGAAGGCTACTGTGCACAGACCCGCATCATCCTTATCGATCGATGATGGGCGCCGGAGTAGTTTTCTGGTACCGGAGACCCAACAGCTAGAAGAAAGCAGATTATGCGAAGTGCCGGATAAAACGGCCGTTCccgctgttggtggtggtggtccaaACGAActggacgatgacgatgattcGTTTTTCATTCCGGAAACGCAACAACCGGAAGATGAGCTGGACCGCATGTCCGAGATCATTGAACCGATCCTTCCGGCCGCAACGGAAGCGCCCGTTGAGCGGACTGCGGCCGAGGAGGAATATTTCCAAATGACGGCCAATGACGATGACAACAGCAATGACGTGATGTTCAACAATAAGTACGTTCAGGAGTCCCAGAACTTGATGCAAAACATCGATGAATCGTACAAGCACGATGTTGTTGAGCCGAGAACGTCCATACTGCCGGAGCGTTCTGTTGATTCAATATCGTTCCAGGAGCACCGCAACACAACGATGGACATGAGTGCTATGGTGTGGAATGAGAGCAGAAAGGAATCGGAAAAGGCAGCTAAATCCGGCGGTGACAAGGCGGTGACTATGCCCATTGCCAGTAGCGTACCTGACAAAGTTGATGACAGATCCGTTACGCCGGATCTAAATTTCGATGACGATCCCCTGAAAACGGTGGAAACTCGGTCCTCCGTCACGCCGGACATACAGTTCAAGGATGGTCCCGAAGCCACCCGTTCAGCGGAAACGCCGAAGTTGGGCTTTGACGAAccagaaaatgaagaaatttcGCTCAACCAAGAGGGTTGCTTCAAACAGCCGAACGATGTATCGACCGAATCGGCGAAGGAGGCGAATGTTTCGCACGTGGAAAACATTTATGAAATGGAAACCCAACCGTTCAGGGTTGAGGACGCTTATGACCTGTTGACACAGCCTCTACACCTACTGCCTGCAGCCAAGTCTGGTTCTGCTGGATCACACAATAGAACATCAAACCAAAAGGAGCAGAAACGGGAACTGGAGCCGTACGATCTGCAGACGCAACCGCTGATAATAGAAAGGAAACCATCGTTTGTGAAGTCAATGAGTTTAACTGCTCGCAGCAAAAGCAAGCAATCGCCCGAGATTGACTACGCCAGCATGCCAACACAGCCTGAAACACCGCCGGAGTTCGCCTCTAACTCGAACCGTTCATCGTATGGCACTCGCCGCTCCGCAGAAAAGGCTGCTAAATCGTTGAACTTTGGCGGCAATGCAAAGCCATCCTTAGCAGGCAGGTCGAAGAATGCAGCAGCTAAAAGTCCCACCCCCGACATTGACTATGCAGACCTGCCAACACAGCCAGAAACGCCGCCAGAACCAGCGCTTCGCTCTGGTATAATTGATCGCATGCCATCGTCAACGTCGGCCATACAAATAGATGACGATGATCTGCTAACACAGCCACTAAGTCCACCGAAAGCAATGCTAGACACTCCCGCTGTGGATAGAGATTGTGTCCGAAAGGTTAACACCTCAGCATCACGCAATCCGTACAATTTGGACACGGAACCTTTGAGCCTCTCGCCTTAtgggggaaaagaaaagtgggagaagaaaaaaaagttatttgtGAAGCTAGAGGACATTAAAAAATCTCGCCGAATCTCGAAATCGTGTGAAAATCCATATTTCATGAGTACCCAACCTATGCCGAAAGCAGCGGCCGAAAATGCGTACGATCTTGACACGCAACTGCTCCCAGAGAACGTCACACTGCCGGAGGGCGAAGTCTCGCAATTTAATCCACAAATCAACAGTACcacagtgcagcagcagcggggaAAGCTGAgcatacagcagcagcagcaggctaTGGAAGTATCGCCGTCAACGTCAAACAAGGAAAATCGCACCGCCGATGCAGATCGCACTACTGATGACTCTTCTGGAACGGATGACGAGTTTGGACTGTCCGATACCATCCCGATCGGTGCACTTTTCAACCGCAAACCAGTAAACGTTGCAACAGCCGCAAGGGAGCTACCGGTGAAGAGTAAGTTTAAGGTACCGCTGTCCAGAACGGAAACGGCAGCGACGCCCAAAGCAAAGCTGCACCGCAAGCGTCACTCTGTGGAGATGTCCGAATTTCTCACACCGGAACATCCAGGGGTGTACCTACCGAAGGTGGAATGCATTCGCTCCGTGTCGGATAGAATAGCGACGTCATCGTCACTCGCCAGCAAGAGCAAACCAACGTACCACTTtaacgacagcagcagcagcagcagcgaggaCGAGAGTGTGCGAAATGTGTTCAAGAAAACGAACGTCAGCGTGGTGTTGGAGAAAGAGCTGGAAAAGGTGCGGGTAGATGGGGTGTTGAAAAAGCAGGAGAAGCGCACCGCTCGACAGTTACAAATCCGATCGGACGATGATCAATCGGAAACAGGCGAATCAAAGGCAGGGGGCGATCGCTCGGATAAAAAACCAGCTTTGCGTGATGCAGAACCGCTGGAAAGAAAATCGAGCCGACGTAGGGAAATGGAAAAGGCAAAGTCTTCTGAGGTGGAAAAGAAATCCAGCCGAACGGCCGGCaaaagagaggaagaaaaagaggCGAAGGCAAAGGGAAAAGATGCTGAATCGGCGGAAAGAAAATCGTCAAGCCGGCGTAGCGAGATGGAACAAGACAAAGGTGTTGAAGGGGAAACCAAATACAAAAGAACAACCGacagaaaagaggaaaaacagGACCGCCACAAAAAATCGGAGAAACTGTCGACTATTTTGGAGAACGATCGCCGGGAACGAAGACcggagaaagagaaggaactGAAGGAAAAACCATCTAGCCGACGTAgggaagaggaaaaagaaaaggattctGATATTGCCAAGAAAGCCAAACGAACTACTACTACCGACAAAAAGGAGCACaaagatgacaacaaaaagtCCCGCCAATCGGAAAAATTGGGAGAAAGATCGGACACTCGAGCGTCTGCCGAACGTGCCAAACCGTCCGATGATGATCGTGTGCGTGTTTCGAAGCGCATTCGCCATAAAGCGTACAAAATGAAGCTGCTGGAAGAATCGGTAGATTATCAGTTGGAAGCGGAGGATGCGGCTGCTGCCACTGATGCACGCTCTACCCGAACCACGCGCAAGCGCAAGGACCAAACATCTACCGATCGGGAAGAACCGATCGCTAGAATAAGTGAATCGAAGCGACCGAAATCTGGCCATCGTCAGCGTTCCTCGTCCACCTCCTCCACGGTTGCACCGGAGGCGGGCAGAAGGGACCGTCTGCAAAGTACGGCGAGCGACACCAGGAAGAAGGTAGTGGAAATCGCTGCTGATTTGGTTGTGGGACACGGTGTTACGTCGGGTGGGTcaagtggtggtgatggccTGTTGGGGAATGTCAGTGTCACTAGCAGTACGGCGAGTGATGATTCAGCAGTGGCGGGACGATCCATCCGACCGCGACTAATATTCACGAGAATGAGCCCCGAGCCCTATCGAAAGTGTATAGCCCGTGCGG GGGGTAAAATAGTGGACATACCGGAGCTGGCAACCATCCTGGTGACTGATCGAATCATTCGCACGTACAAGTTCCTGTGCGCGGTGGCCAAAGGCATCCCCATCGTTGGTCAGTCGTACCTGGATGCGTTGCAGCGTTCCGAGGCGAACGAGCAGATCAATCCATGGGATCACATACTTTCCGATCCGGATACGGAAAAGCGCTACAAATTTCGTCTACGCGATACGCTGCTGAAGGCACGGAAGCATAAGCTGTTTGAAGATTATACCGTGTTTGTTACAGCCAGCACAAAACCACCACCCTCGGAACTGTTTC TAATACTTACGTGCGCCGGGGCAAAAGCATCGAAACATTGCAACCAACCATCAGTTGCTGGAGGTAAGGCGTTCGTCATCTCCGATCCTGCCGACGCTGCGTCCTGGGCACGGTACAGGGAACGGTTGCCCGGCATCGAAATAGTGTCAGCGGAAGGTTTCATGCTCTCGATAATGCAGCATTcgaaaaatttccaaaaacacCATCTAATGTAG
- the LOC120895569 gene encoding uncharacterized protein LOC120895569 isoform X2, with protein sequence MHLNIRGTKHPIRPGITVIGSDKNERYNTILLQDGSICPKHASLRFDVASNKVEILDLCSERGVTVDQKPIAPLSWIEITSQNKLQLGSVLVGVESEESKNDDASFLHGEDEEDIIDCSLEETQPLQGSRKISPTAVILGTSGKPSSSTVIETKATVHRPASSLSIDDGRRSSFLVPETQQLEESRLCEVPDKTAVPAVGGGGPNELDDDDDSFFIPETQQPEDELDRMSEIIEPILPAATEAPVERTAAEEEYFQMTANDDDNSNDVMFNNKYVQESQNLMQNIDESYKHDVVEPRTSILPERSVDSISFQEHRNTTMDMSAMVWNESRKESEKAAKSGGDKAVTMPIASSVPDKVDDRSVTPDLNFDDDPLKTVETRSSVTPDIQFKDGPEATRSAETPKLGFDEPENEEISLNQEGCFKQPNDVSTESAKEANVSHVENIYEMETQPFRVEDAYDLLTQPLHLLPAAKSGSAGSHNRTSNQKEQKRELEPYDLQTQPLIIERKPSFVKSMSLTARSKSKQSPEIDYASMPTQPETPPEFASNSNRSSYGTRRSAEKAAKSLNFGGNAKPSLAGRSKNAAAKSPTPDIDYADLPTQPETPPEPALRSGIIDRMPSSTSAIQIDDDDLLTQPLSPPKAMLDTPAVDRDCVRKVNTSASRNPYNLDTEPLSLSPYGGKEKWEKKKKLFVKLEDIKKSRRISKSCENPYFMSTQPMPKAAAENAYDLDTQLLPENVTLPEGEVSQFNPQINSTTVQQQRGKLSIQQQQQAMEVSPSTSNKENRTADADRTTDDSSGTDDEFGLSDTIPIGALFNRKPVNVATAARELPVKSKFKVPLSRTETAATPKAKLHRKRHSVEMSEFLTPEHPGVYLPKVECIRSVSDRIATSSSLASKSKPTYHFNDSSSSSSEDESVRNVFKKTNVSVVLEKELEKVRVDGVLKKQEKRTARQLQIRSDDDQSETGESKAGGDRSDKKPALRDAEPLERKSSRRREMEKAKSSEVEKKSSRTAGKREEEKEAKAKGKDAESAERKSSSRRSEMEQDKGVEGETKYKRTTDRKEEKQDRHKKSEKLSTILENDRRERRPEKEKELKEKPSSRRREEEKEKDSDIAKKAKRTTTTDKKEHKDDNKKSRQSEKLGERSDTRASAERAKPSDDDRVRVSKRIRHKAYKMKLLEESVDYQLEAEDAAAATDARSTRTTRKRKDQTSTDREEPIARISESKRPKSGHRQRSSSTSSTVAPEAGRRDRLQSTASDTRKKGVK encoded by the exons ATGCATTTAAATATCCGAGGGACGAAGCATCCCATTCGCCCGGGAATCACCGTGATTGGTTCGGATAAAAATGAACGCTACAACACAATTCTGCTGCAAGATGGG agTATTTGCCCCAAGCATGCCAGCCTTCGCTTCGATGTAGCTTCAAACAAAGTGGAAATTCTGGACCTTTGCTCGGAACGCGGGGTAACTGTTGATCAGAAACCCATTGCACCACTAAGTTGGATCGAAATCACCtcacaaaataaattgcaactTGGCAGCGTGCTTGTTGGCGTTGAAAGCgaggaaagcaaaaacgatGACGCTTCATTTCTACATGGTGAAGATGAAGAGGACATCATTGATTGCAGCCTCGAG gAAACACAACCGCTTCAAGGCAGTCGAAAAATTTCCCCCACTGCTGTTATCTTAGGCACTTCCggcaaaccatcatcatcaacggtGATTGAAACGAAGGCTACTGTGCACAGACCCGCATCATCCTTATCGATCGATGATGGGCGCCGGAGTAGTTTTCTGGTACCGGAGACCCAACAGCTAGAAGAAAGCAGATTATGCGAAGTGCCGGATAAAACGGCCGTTCccgctgttggtggtggtggtccaaACGAActggacgatgacgatgattcGTTTTTCATTCCGGAAACGCAACAACCGGAAGATGAGCTGGACCGCATGTCCGAGATCATTGAACCGATCCTTCCGGCCGCAACGGAAGCGCCCGTTGAGCGGACTGCGGCCGAGGAGGAATATTTCCAAATGACGGCCAATGACGATGACAACAGCAATGACGTGATGTTCAACAATAAGTACGTTCAGGAGTCCCAGAACTTGATGCAAAACATCGATGAATCGTACAAGCACGATGTTGTTGAGCCGAGAACGTCCATACTGCCGGAGCGTTCTGTTGATTCAATATCGTTCCAGGAGCACCGCAACACAACGATGGACATGAGTGCTATGGTGTGGAATGAGAGCAGAAAGGAATCGGAAAAGGCAGCTAAATCCGGCGGTGACAAGGCGGTGACTATGCCCATTGCCAGTAGCGTACCTGACAAAGTTGATGACAGATCCGTTACGCCGGATCTAAATTTCGATGACGATCCCCTGAAAACGGTGGAAACTCGGTCCTCCGTCACGCCGGACATACAGTTCAAGGATGGTCCCGAAGCCACCCGTTCAGCGGAAACGCCGAAGTTGGGCTTTGACGAAccagaaaatgaagaaatttcGCTCAACCAAGAGGGTTGCTTCAAACAGCCGAACGATGTATCGACCGAATCGGCGAAGGAGGCGAATGTTTCGCACGTGGAAAACATTTATGAAATGGAAACCCAACCGTTCAGGGTTGAGGACGCTTATGACCTGTTGACACAGCCTCTACACCTACTGCCTGCAGCCAAGTCTGGTTCTGCTGGATCACACAATAGAACATCAAACCAAAAGGAGCAGAAACGGGAACTGGAGCCGTACGATCTGCAGACGCAACCGCTGATAATAGAAAGGAAACCATCGTTTGTGAAGTCAATGAGTTTAACTGCTCGCAGCAAAAGCAAGCAATCGCCCGAGATTGACTACGCCAGCATGCCAACACAGCCTGAAACACCGCCGGAGTTCGCCTCTAACTCGAACCGTTCATCGTATGGCACTCGCCGCTCCGCAGAAAAGGCTGCTAAATCGTTGAACTTTGGCGGCAATGCAAAGCCATCCTTAGCAGGCAGGTCGAAGAATGCAGCAGCTAAAAGTCCCACCCCCGACATTGACTATGCAGACCTGCCAACACAGCCAGAAACGCCGCCAGAACCAGCGCTTCGCTCTGGTATAATTGATCGCATGCCATCGTCAACGTCGGCCATACAAATAGATGACGATGATCTGCTAACACAGCCACTAAGTCCACCGAAAGCAATGCTAGACACTCCCGCTGTGGATAGAGATTGTGTCCGAAAGGTTAACACCTCAGCATCACGCAATCCGTACAATTTGGACACGGAACCTTTGAGCCTCTCGCCTTAtgggggaaaagaaaagtgggagaagaaaaaaaagttatttgtGAAGCTAGAGGACATTAAAAAATCTCGCCGAATCTCGAAATCGTGTGAAAATCCATATTTCATGAGTACCCAACCTATGCCGAAAGCAGCGGCCGAAAATGCGTACGATCTTGACACGCAACTGCTCCCAGAGAACGTCACACTGCCGGAGGGCGAAGTCTCGCAATTTAATCCACAAATCAACAGTACcacagtgcagcagcagcggggaAAGCTGAgcatacagcagcagcagcaggctaTGGAAGTATCGCCGTCAACGTCAAACAAGGAAAATCGCACCGCCGATGCAGATCGCACTACTGATGACTCTTCTGGAACGGATGACGAGTTTGGACTGTCCGATACCATCCCGATCGGTGCACTTTTCAACCGCAAACCAGTAAACGTTGCAACAGCCGCAAGGGAGCTACCGGTGAAGAGTAAGTTTAAGGTACCGCTGTCCAGAACGGAAACGGCAGCGACGCCCAAAGCAAAGCTGCACCGCAAGCGTCACTCTGTGGAGATGTCCGAATTTCTCACACCGGAACATCCAGGGGTGTACCTACCGAAGGTGGAATGCATTCGCTCCGTGTCGGATAGAATAGCGACGTCATCGTCACTCGCCAGCAAGAGCAAACCAACGTACCACTTtaacgacagcagcagcagcagcagcgaggaCGAGAGTGTGCGAAATGTGTTCAAGAAAACGAACGTCAGCGTGGTGTTGGAGAAAGAGCTGGAAAAGGTGCGGGTAGATGGGGTGTTGAAAAAGCAGGAGAAGCGCACCGCTCGACAGTTACAAATCCGATCGGACGATGATCAATCGGAAACAGGCGAATCAAAGGCAGGGGGCGATCGCTCGGATAAAAAACCAGCTTTGCGTGATGCAGAACCGCTGGAAAGAAAATCGAGCCGACGTAGGGAAATGGAAAAGGCAAAGTCTTCTGAGGTGGAAAAGAAATCCAGCCGAACGGCCGGCaaaagagaggaagaaaaagaggCGAAGGCAAAGGGAAAAGATGCTGAATCGGCGGAAAGAAAATCGTCAAGCCGGCGTAGCGAGATGGAACAAGACAAAGGTGTTGAAGGGGAAACCAAATACAAAAGAACAACCGacagaaaagaggaaaaacagGACCGCCACAAAAAATCGGAGAAACTGTCGACTATTTTGGAGAACGATCGCCGGGAACGAAGACcggagaaagagaaggaactGAAGGAAAAACCATCTAGCCGACGTAgggaagaggaaaaagaaaaggattctGATATTGCCAAGAAAGCCAAACGAACTACTACTACCGACAAAAAGGAGCACaaagatgacaacaaaaagtCCCGCCAATCGGAAAAATTGGGAGAAAGATCGGACACTCGAGCGTCTGCCGAACGTGCCAAACCGTCCGATGATGATCGTGTGCGTGTTTCGAAGCGCATTCGCCATAAAGCGTACAAAATGAAGCTGCTGGAAGAATCGGTAGATTATCAGTTGGAAGCGGAGGATGCGGCTGCTGCCACTGATGCACGCTCTACCCGAACCACGCGCAAGCGCAAGGACCAAACATCTACCGATCGGGAAGAACCGATCGCTAGAATAAGTGAATCGAAGCGACCGAAATCTGGCCATCGTCAGCGTTCCTCGTCCACCTCCTCCACGGTTGCACCGGAGGCGGGCAGAAGGGACCGTCTGCAAAGTACGGCGAGCGACACCAGGAAGAAG GGGGTAAAATAG
- the LOC120895609 gene encoding venom carboxylesterase-6-like, protein MWRVSYCAVVLTLLSTLLGLASAFVDVKVTIKNGPIIGQHRGAHYAFEGIPYAKAPIGNRRFAPSELIDERWNEPRNTSQVGPICLQWSHLKPGDDKLDGAEDCLFLNVYTPNLAPDVPMPAIVHLHGGAFMYGGGGYFQPDFLLKRPLILVTVNYRLGPLGFLSTEDDVIAGNYGLKDQVTALQWVQKNIKYFGGDASRVTLSGFSAGSASVHLHYLSPLSRGLFQRAVGHSGSALNPWVMVERAAEKAKLIAAGAGCPVDASSSSKELLQCLRQLPAEVIVRQVPKLQDFLYNPYSPLGVVVEQRGKYNPAPFLTEHPRDLTRSGRVAKVPLLLSVTEAEGLYPAAEFLSNASYLRHINDHWNEVLPSILDYKYAVRDGHLRDALSQVIRERYLGANELNEREFPQFVRLVSNRLFFAGVTEMAKMMQPHVPVYFYLDQYKATYGLSEALAGSDQYVGVPHGEDILLIFPSSLRDGHPYTAQELSMASKFVDLYESFAYGQQPRFGKLLLPAQEDPTRLSYLQVDHPNSTIVTADFISDEPFWGILDFNDRTTMH, encoded by the exons ATGTGGCGCGTGTCGTACTGTGCGGTAGTACTAACCCTACTTTCCACCCTTCTCGGGCTCGCGTCCGCTTTTGTGGACGTGAAAGTGACGATTAAAAATGGCCCCATCATAGGCCAGCACCGGGGGGCACACTACGCCTTCGAAGGCATACCGTACGCGAAAGCACCGATCGGAAACAGACGGTTCGCTCCCTCCGAGCTGATCGACGAACGGTGGAATGAGCCGCGCAACACGTCCCAGGTGGGGCCAATCTGTCTGCAGTGGTCCCACCTCAAGCCGGGCGACGACAAACTGGACGGTGCCGAGGACTGCCTCTTTCTGAACGTGTACACGCCGAACCTTGCCCCGGACGTACCGATGCCGGCGATCGTCCATCTGCATGGTGGCGCCTTTATGTACGGTGGCGGTGGATACTTTCAGCCGGACTTTCTACTCAAGCGGCCACTGATACTGGTCACGGTGAACTATCGGCTCGGACCGCTCGGTTTCCTCAGCACGGAAGACGACGTGATCGCGGGCAACTACGGACTGAAAGATCAGGTGACGGCCCTGCAGTGGGTgcagaaaaacatcaaatactTTGGTGGTGATGCGTCGCGCGTTACGCTGTCGGGCTTTTCCGCCGGTTCGGCCAGTGTCCATTTGCACTACCTATCTCCACTGTCTCGCGGGCTGTTCCAGCGTGCCGTCGGTCACAGCGGGTCCGCCCTCAATCCGTGGGTTATGGTTGAACGGGCGGCGGAAAAAGCGAAACTTATCGCGGCCGGTGCTGGCTGTCCCGTGGatgcgagcagcagcagtaaggAGCTGCTGCAATGCTTGCGCCAGCTGCCGGCAGAGGTGATAGTGCGCCAGGTGCCGAAATTGCAAGACTTCCTGTACAATCCCTACTCGCCGCTGGGCGTTGTGGTGGAGCAGCGCGGCAAATACAATCCCGCACCGTTCCTTACGGAACATCCGCGCGATCTGACGCGCTCGGGAAGGGTGGCAaaggttccgctgctgctttCGGTCACCGAGGCGGAGGGTCTGTATCCGGCGGCGGAGTTTTTAAGCAACGCAAGCTACCTACGCCACATTAACGATCACTGGAACGAGGTGCTGCCCAGCATCCTGGACTACAAGTACGCGGTCCGTGATGGGCATCTCCGGGACGCACTGTCCCAGGTGATCAGGGAACGCTATCTGGGTGCGAACGAGCTGAACGAACGAGAGTTTCCTCAATTTGTGAGA CTCGTGTCAAATCGGCTGTTCTTCGCTGGCGTCACGGAAATGGCAAAAATGATGCAACCACACGTTCCCGTCTACTTCTACCTCGACCAATACAAAGCAACGTACGGTCTGTCGGAAGCGCTTGCCGGATCGGACCAGTATGTAGGGGTGCCGCACGGCGAGGATATTTTGCTAATCTTCCCCAGCAGCCTGCGCGACGGCCATCCCTATACGGCGCAAGAGCTTAGCATGGCCTCTAAGTTTGTCGATCTGTACGAATCGTTTGCTTACGGACAGCAGCCGCGATTCGGCAAACTGTTGCTACCGGCACAGGAAGACCCGACCCGGCTAAGCTATCTGCAAGTGGACCACCCCAACAGTACCATCGTTACGGCCGACTTtataagcgacgaaccgttCTGGGGCATTCTGGATTTTAATGACCGCACCACTATGCATTGA